A genomic window from Glycine soja cultivar W05 chromosome 10, ASM419377v2, whole genome shotgun sequence includes:
- the LOC114369304 gene encoding probable acetyltransferase NATA1-like, whose protein sequence is MAAAAPPPAPTPAPEPATSLPETTPLFTRIRLATPSDVPHIHKLIHQMAVFERLTHLFSATESSLSSTLFTSPPFQSFTVLLLEASPTPFLNSTLNPNPFYKPITKLLNLSNPINDPESDTFKTLDGVTVVGFVLFFPNYSTFLGKPGFYVEDLFVRECYRRKGFGRMLLSAVAKQAVKMEYGRVEWVVLDWNVNAIRFYQEMGAEVLNEWRVCRLTGEALQAYGGSRQGKVRVGDGFDFFHPQKRWDKIRFEYKIDGFKI, encoded by the exons ATGGCCGCCGCAGCACCGCCCCCGGCCCCAACTCCAGCCCCGGAGCCCGCCACATCCCTCCCGGAAACCACCCCTCTCTTCACCCGCATCCGCCTCGCCACCCCTTCCGATGTTCCCCACATCCACAAGCTCATCCACCAGATGGCCGTCTTCGAACGCCTCACCCACCTCTTCTCCGCCACCGAGTCCTCCCTCTCCTCCACCCTCTTCACTTCCCCACCCTTCCAATCCTTCACCGTCCTCCTTCTAGAAGCCTCCCCCACCCCCTTCCTCAATTCAACCCTAAACCCAAACCCTTTCTACAAACCCATCACCAAACTCCTTAACCTTTCCAATCCCATCAACGACCCCGAGAGCGACACGTTCAAAACCCTCGACGGTGTTACCGTTGTTGGGTTTGTGTTGTTTTTTCCGAACTATTCGACTTTTCTAGGGAAGCCAGGGTTTTACGTGGAAGACCTGTTCGTGAGGGAGTGTTACAGGAGGAAAGGGTTTGGGAGAATGTTGCTGTCTGCGGTGGCGAAGCAGGCGGTGAAGATGGAGTACGGAAGAGTCGAATGGGTTGTTCTCGATTGGAATGTGAATGCGATTAGATTTTATCAAGAGATGGGTGCTGAGGTCTTGAACGAGTGGAGGGTTTGCAGGTTGACTGGGGAGGCACTTCAGGCTTATGGAG GAAGTAGGCAAGGCAAGGTGCGCGTTGGGGATGGATTTGATTTTTTCCATCCTCAAAAGAGGTGGGACAAGATTAGGTTTGAGTATAAAATTGAcggatttaaaatttaa